In Vitreoscilla filiformis, the genomic stretch GGCGCCAACCCGACGCCGCTGGCCTTCCCTGAGCTGTACGCCGCGCTGGAGCAAAAAGCCATCGATGGGCAGGAAAACCCGCTCTCGGTGATCTTGGCCAACAAGTTTTTTGAAGTGCAAAAACACCTGGCGGTGACGAACCACCAATACAACCCGCAGTCGCTCATCATGAGCAAAAAGGTGTGGGACGCGCTGGCCCCCGCCGATCAAAAGCTGATCCAGGATGCAGCGCGGGAGGCGTCGGTGTTCCAACGCAAGGTCAACCGCGACAAGTCGGCGGACGACCTGCAAGAACTCAAACAAGCCGGCATGCAAGTCACCGAACTCAGCGCCGCCGAGCAAGCCAAGCTGCGCGACAAGCTCAAGCCCGTGATCGACAAACACGGCGCCGCCCTGGGCCCGGTGCTGGGTGAGCTGCAAGCCGAACTGGCCAAGCTGCGCAAGTAAACCCCCGACAGGTGGCGCCCCGGCCGGGCGCTGCCCTTGTTTTTCAGAAGGAATGTTCATGAACGCCACGGTCTTGGACCCGGCGCTGGCCGATCTCACGCCTGCGCGACCCGATACGCTGTTGCTGGGCCTCATTGGTGCGGGGATTCAGCGCTCGCTCACCCCCTCGATGCAGATGGAAGAAGCGCGCCACCACGGTCTGCGTGCGCACTACCAACTCATCGATTTGGATCGGTTCGGTGGCAGCACGGCCGATTTGGCGCCGTTGCTGTGGTCGGCGCGGGCCATGGGGTTTGCGGGGTTGAACATCACCTACCCGTGCAAACAGGCGGTGATTCCACACTTGGATGCGCTGTCCGACGAAGCGCGGGCCATGGGCGCGGTCAACACCGTGGTGATTCGGGAGGGGCAGCTCATCGGCCACAACACCGATGGCTCGGGCTGGGCGCGTGGGTTCACACGGGCGCTGCCCCAAGCGGATTTGAGCGCGGTGGCATTGCTGGGTGCTGGCGGTGCCGGGGCGGCGATTGCCCACGCGGCGTTGCGCTTGGGGGTCGAGCGTTTGCGCATCGTCGATGCGGATGCCGGTCGCGCCCAAGCCTTGGCGGATGAACTGAACCGCCTTTACGCCGGAGCGCGGGCCAGCGCGTCGCCGGATGCCGCGCACGCTTTGGCCGGGGCCAGCGGCCTGATTCACGCCACCCCGACGGGCATGGCCAAACTGCCCGGCCTGCCGCTGCCAGCCGAGTGGCTGCACGGTGGGTTGTGGGTGTCGGAAGTGGTGTATTTCCCGCTGGAAACCGAGTTGTTGCGCACCGCCCGCGCCCTGGGCTGCCCGATTTCCGATGGTGGCGGCATGGCCGTGGGTCAGGCGGTGGGTGCGTTTGAGCTGTTCACGGGCCGCACGCCCGACGCGGCGCGTATGGAGCGCCATTTCCATCAACTCATCGCCCAACGCGAGGCCGACGCATGAACTCCTCCGCCGCTTTTTTCCCCCACCGCGAAACTTTGGGCGAGCTGCCCAACCCGCTGGGCCTCCAAGGCATCGAGTTCATCGAATACGCCACGCGCCGCCCGCAGGCGCTGGGCCAACAACTGGAACGCTTGGGTTTTGCCCCGGTGGCGCGGCATCGTTCGCGTGAGGTGCTGTTGTACCGCCAAGGTGGGATGAACGTCATCGTCAATGCGCATCCGGATGTGGCCGATGGCGGTTTGCACGGTGCGCCGGTGTCCATGCCTGACGATCAACCGGTGATCGCAGCGGTGGCGTTCCGGGTGCGCGATGCGGCGGCGGCGATGGCACGTGTCACCGAACGCGGTGCCTGGCCGGTGCCGACGCGGGTGGCGGTGATGGAGCTGAACATCCCGGCGATTCATGGCGTCGGCGGCAGCCGGATTTACTTTGTGGACCGCTGGCGCGAGTTCTCGATTTACGACGTGGATTTCGTGCCCATCCCCGGCGTCAACCCCCAGCCGCCGGCGCTGAGTGGGCTGCATTGGTTCGGGCTGGTGCAGTACATCGGTTTCGAGCGTTTGGCGGATTGGTCGGCGTTTTACGGCGAGCTGTTCGGATTTGCTGAACTGCCGCCCGAGCAAACTTTCGGGGTGTTGACGCAAGGCCGCATCCTGGCCAGCCCGTGCGGCACCTTGTATTGGCAGTTGATCGAGCCGTCGCCGGATGCGCTGGATGCCGATCCGCAAGAGCTGCTCAACCGCGTGGCCTTTGGCTGCCCGGACGTGCGCGTCAGCGTGGCGGCGCTGCGCGAACGCGGCATGGAATTTGTGGAGGCGCCCCACGGCGTCCACACCGATGACAAAGGGGCGTTGACACGCGCCGAGTTGGGCCAGATGAGTTTTGAGCTGGTGCGCCACGTCGCTCCGGCGGCTTGAGCGGAAGGGGCAGCGATGAACACAGCGTTGTTGCACGAGGCCGGCCACTTCGCCGATTTCGGCATGGACACGATCAGCCTGGCCGGTTCACTCGAAACCAAGCTGCACGCGATGCGTGCCGCCGGTTTTGGTCAGGTGATGCTGGCGGCACGGGACATCGTCGGTCACCCCGGTGGCATTGATGCGGCGGTGGCGGCGGTCAAAGCCAGTGGGTTGCGCGTGACGGGGTTTCAAGTGCTGCGGGATTTTGAGGGGCTGTCCGGACACCTGCACGGCTACAAAGTCGAGATCGCCAAGCAGATGATTGGGATGGCCCAGGCCGTGGGCGCCCAGGTGCTGCTGGCGTGCAGCTCAACCTCCCAGCACGCCAGCGGCGACAGCGAACATCTGGCGCGTGACCTGCGCAAGCTGGCGATGTTGGCGCTGCCACATGGCATCCGGGTGGCGTTTGAGGCGCTGTCCTGGGGGCGGCATTTGAACGAAGTGCATCAAGCTTGGGAGGTGGTGGAACAAGCCAACATGCCCAACCTGGGGGTGGGCATCGATTCGTATCACATCCTGGCGACGAACACCTCGCTCAAGGCGCTGGACTGGATCGACCCGGCCAAAATCTACCTGGTGCAACTGGCCGACTTCATGTGGCAGGAAACGCGCACGCCGCAAGAGCGCATCGAGACGGCGCGGCATTTCCGGGTGTTTCCGGGCGAAGGCGTCCACAGCCAAGCGATCACGGCGCTGGTGAGCAAACTCGATCAAATGGGCTACCGGGGCGACTACAGCTTCGAAGTGTTCAACGACGATTACACGCAACTGCCGCTGCCGTTTGTGGCGCAGCGGGCGCGGGCCTCAGCGGTGTGGCTGGCCGAAGGGGTGTTGCGCCGGGGCACGCCGTTGGCGGGGCAAATGCGTTTGCGCCAGCGCGCCTGAAACGGCAGGCCCGACAATCGCCCACGCAACCGAGGACGCAAGGAGACTCCCCATGCCAACACAAACGCAAACGCCGACGCCTTACGAAAAAGACGTGCTCGCTTGGGCCATGGAGCAAGCGGCGCTGTTGCGTTCGGGCCAGTTTTCCGCGCTGGACATCGAACACATCGCCGAGGAGATTGAGGACGTGGGCAAGAGTGAAAAGCGCGAGCTGGCCAGTCGCATGGCGGTGCTGATGGCGCACTTGTTGAAGTGGCAGCACCAGCCGGGGCGGCGGGGCAGCAGTTGGCTGCGCACCCTCAAAGAGCAACGCAAAGCCATTGCCGCCGCGTTGGAGGCCACCCCCAGTCTGCGCGGCTCCCTCACCGATGTGCATTGGCTGCGCGGCACATGGGCCGACGCCGTGGCCAAAGCGGTGGACGAGACCGGCCTCGACAGCTTTCCTGAAGACTGTCCTTGGACGATGGAACAGGTGCTGTCGGCAGCGTTTTTGCCTGATGCCTGACAGGCTGTGTCAGCCCTGGCCCGCAAGCCAGCGCGTCAGTTCCGCTGCGCTACGCCCCAGGCTGGGGCCGAGTGCCCCGCAACGGCTGCCAGCCCACAGCGGCGAAAAATCGCTGCGGCCTTGCGCCTCTGCCCAAGCGCGCAGCGGCACCAAGGCGGCGCTGGCCAGCGGGAACGCGGGGGCGTCGGCACACATCGGGCCGTGTTCGCGCATCAAGCGATTGAACAGCCCACGCGCCGGGCGGCCCGACAGCACGTTGGTCAACGCCGTTTGGGCGGCTGCGCTTTCCGGGCCGGCGTCGGCAGCGGCTTGCAGGGCGGCGCGGTGGAGCGGGCTGGTGTCGGCTTCGGGGCAATGCAAATAAGCAGTGCCGACTTGGGCGGCGCAAGCGCCAGCGGCCAGCACGGCGGCCACGTCCTGCGGCGAGCCGATGCCCCCGGCGGCGATCACCGGCACCGCAACCGCCGCGCAGATCGCCGGCAGCAGTTCTGCCAACGGGCGCTGCGGGCCCAGATCGCGCACCGGATCAGCCGTGAGAAAGTGCCCCCGGTGCCCGCCCGCTTCCAGCCCTTGGGCGATCACCGCATCGGCCCCGTGCTGCACCAGCCAGCGTGCTTCGTCCACCGTGGTGGCGCTGCTCCAAATCTGACAACCCAAAGCGCGCACCCGGGCCAGCAAAGCGGGCGCCGGCAAGCCGAAATGAAAACTCACCACCGCTGGGCGTTGGGCCATGGGCAGGCGTTCCAGCACTTCGACCATGGCCGCGCCCAACGGATGGCGTGTCGCCCCAGCGGGCACCTGGGCCCAGTCGATGCCAGCGGCGCGTGCTTCGGGGGTGAGGCGGGTGCGCCAGCGGGTTTCAACCGCCTCATCGAACACCGGTGGGGTGTGGCAGAAGAAATTCAGGTTGAAGGGCTTAGCGGGTGCGGCTTCGGCCTGGGCGCTCAGTTCGCGCACCAGTCCTTCGGGCGTCAGCATCCCTGCCGGAATCGAACCCAATCCCCCCGCCTGGCACACCGCTGCGGCCAAACGGTGCCCCTGTGCGCCGGCCATCGGGGCTTGCACCACGGGCCATGGCCATGTCTTGATCACCATCGAACTCCCCCAAATTGCCGCCTCCGGCCAGAAACGACGGCGTTACAGTCCCGACCCTGACCGGCCTCTTTTCACGATCTTTCACTTTTTCATTCTCCATGAGCATCCTGCTGCTGAACGGCCCGAACTTGAACCTGCTGGGCACACGCGAGCCCCACATCTACGGCGCCGATACCCTGGCCGATGTGGAGCGTCGTTTCACGGAAGAAGCTGTTGCGCTGGGCACCACAGCGGCGTGTTTCCAAAGCAACCACGAAGGCGCACTCATCGACCGCATTCACGCGGCGCGCCTGGATGGCACCCAGGCCATCGTCATCAACCCGGGCGGTTTGACCCACACCAGCGTGGCCCTGCGTGATGCGCTGGCCGGGGTGGCGTTGCCGGTGGTGGAAATTCACATCAGCAATGTTCACAAGCGCGAAGAATTCCGGCATCACAGTTTCATCTCGGGCATTGCGGAGGGGGTGATTGCCGGTTTGGGCGTGATGGGCTACAGCGCCGCGTTGCGTTTTGCCGTGGCCAAGTTCGCCAAAACCGCCTGAGCCGCAGGAGACACACATGAACGGGCCTGCGAATTCCATGCACCTGCCTCGGCGGCGTGTGCTGGCCATGTTGTGCGTGCTGGGCGGGGCGAGCGTGCAGACGGGCTGTGCGGTGGTGCCGATGGTGGGCACGATCGTGGTACAGCAGGTCACATCGCTGGTGGTGTCGCAGTTGGAAGCGGCGTTGTTGCGTTCGTTGCAGACGCTGGCCACGCCGGGCGCCATTGAGCGCGATACGCGACGCCACATCCCGCTGCCGCCGCGTGTGCGGTTGGTGATCGAGTTGTTGCGCACCGCTGGTCTGAGCCAGGTCGCGGACAGTGTGGACGACCTCGAACACCTCATCAACCAAACCGTGGAGCAGATGGCGGGGCAGTCTTATCCGCTCTACCAAGAGTTGATCCAAACCTATCCCTGGATGAGCGAGGTGGCTCAAGCGCTGAGCGGATTCGGGTTGCCGGTGGCGGAGGCGGCTTCCACGCCAGCGGTGGGTGGGCGCCCGTCGGCAGCGGCCTTGTCGTTGCCGGAGCTGTTGCAGTCGCCGGGTGAAGCCATGCGGCGTTTGGCGATGGACACGATCCGCGACCGCCTTCACACTTTGGCGCAAGATCAAGCCCGCGCCAACGGTTTAGAAGGTGTGTGGCAAGTGCTGGTGACGGCCCAAACCCCGCTGCAACTGGAACCGACACCCTTGCAGATGGACGAGCTGCCCAGCTTCTTGGCCGATCAGCTCACGCAGTTGACGTTGCGCGAGATGGATCAAGATCCCGTGTGGCGCGAGCAGATTCGTCCGCGCATTGAGCAGTTGATTCGCACCGGCCAAGCTGCGCCAACCGAGACGGAGCCTGCTGCGGCGCCGGCGTCGGGGGCGGCCAGTACGGTGGAGTGATGTTTTCTCAACCCGTGTGAAGGAGGATGGCAATGCGTTGGATGACTCTTCCCCAGACTTTGGCCGCTTTCGGCCTGCTGCTCGGTGGCGTGACAGTGGACGCCCAGACGGTGCCGGCAGAAACCGGTTCGTCGATCGGGCCAACGGCGGCACAAGCGGCGCTGGATCTGCACAACCGTGCGCGCCGCGATGTCGGCACGGCGCCGCTGGCGTGGTCGGCTGAATTGGCGGACTTTGCCCAAAAATGGGCCGACCACCTCGCCAAAGACCAAGGCTGCCGCATGGAACATCGCCCACGCAGCGGCCCATGGGGTTCCAAATACGGTGAAAACATCTTCTGGGGCAGCGCTGCCAGCTTCTCCCCCAAAGACGCCGCCAACTCCTGGTATGGCGAAATCAAAGACTTCAAACCCGGCATCCTCACCGGGGATAACTGGTACAAAACCGGCCACTACACCCAGATGGTGTGGAAAAACACCACCCATGTCGGCATGGGTCAGGCGGTGTGTCCGAATGGCGCGATCATCATCGTGGGCAACTACAACCCGCCCGGCAATTACATGGGCCAGTCGCCCTACTGACGCCCCACCTCACAGCCGCTGCGAAACAGGCGTGTAACCCTGCGCCCCGCTGGCCACCGCCGCCGGCACAGCGGAACCATCCTGCGGGGTCACGGGGAAGATGGCATTGATCTGCCCCGTGCCCGAAGCGCCAAAGTAGGGCGTGATGATCTCCACCGGCGCGTCGTAATTCGACCAGCCCAGGGCGCCCAGCAACATGGCGGTGTCGTGCATGAAACCTTCGCCGTGTCCCTTGCTGGCGTACTCGGGCAGCATCTCGCAAAAATCTTTCCACTGCGCTTTTTCCCACATCTCGATCACCCGGCGGTCGAGCTGCTCCAGAAACGGGCTCCAAATTTTGAAAGCGAATTCTGGCGCCAAGCCGTTTTGCGCAAAACGGTGGCTCAAACTGCCGCTGGCCAAAATCGCCACTTTGCCGTCGTAGTGCTGTTCAATGGCTTGGCGCAGCGCCCAGCCCAAGCGGGCGCTGTCGTTCAAGTAATGCACGGTACACAGCGCCGAAACTGAAATCACCTTGAAGTGTTGATCCGCGTTCATGTAACGCAGTGGCACCAGGGTGCCATATTCCGGGTCGAGCGTGGTGGCGTCGTGCGCCAAGGTTTCGACGCCATGCTCGCAGCACACCCGGGCCATGAGTCGGCCCAGCTCGGGGTTGCCCGGTGATTCAAACGCCAGGTTTTTGATGAAGTGCGGCAGCTCGTTGCTGGTGTACGTGCCTTTGAAATGCGGCGCGCAGTTCAGGTGGTAATTGGCGTTGACCAGCCAATGCGTGTCGAACACCACCAGCGTATCGACGCCCAATTCGCGGCAGCGGCGGCCGATTTCGGCGTGGCCGTCGATGGCGTCTTGGCGCGTGCCTTTGCGCGGGCCGTCCAGCTCGCTCAAATACATCGAGGGAACGTGGGTGATTTTGGCCGCGAGGGCGAGTTGTCCCATGGTGCTGTCTCCTGCTCAAACGCCCCAGTGCGGGATGTGGTGGCTGCCCAAACTCACGGCCACGTTTTTCGGTTCCAAGAACACTTCGTAGCTCCAGGTGCCACCCTCGCGGCCCGTGCCGCTGGCCTTGGTACCACCGAAGGGCTGGCGCAGATCGCGCACGTTTTGGCTGTTCACAAAACACATGCCGGCCTCAATGGCGGCGGCCACGCGGTGCGCTTTGCCGATGTTTTCCGTCCAGACGTAGCTGGACAGGCCGTATTGCGTGTCGTTGGCGATGACAATCGCTTCGGCTTCGTCCTCAAACGCAATCAAGCAGGCCACGGGGCCAAAAATCTCGTCTTGGGCGATGGTCATGCGGTTGTCCACGTCGGCAAACACCGTCGGGCGCACGAAGTTGCCGGCTTGTAGGTGGGTGGGCAGGTCGGGCGCACCGAGGCCGCCGGTCAGCAAGGTGGCGCCTTCTTTTTGGCCCAGTTCGATGTAGTGGCGCACCTTGGCCAAATGGCCTGGGCTGATCATCGGGCCGATGATGGTTTTTTCGTCCAGCGGATCGCCCACCTGGATGCGCGCCGCCCGCGCCGCGAACTTGGCGGCAAATTCCGCGTAAATGCTGCGCTGCACCAGGATGCGGCTGCCCGCCGTGCAACGCTCGCCGTTGTTGCTGAAGATCATGAACACGGCGGCGTCCAGGGCGCGATCCAAATCGGCATCGGCAAAGACCACAAACGGGCTTTTGCCGCCCAACTCCATGCTGAATTTCTTCAGCCCGGCGCTTTTCACAATCCGATTGCCGGTGACGGTGGAGCCGGTGAAGCTGATGGCACGCACGTCTGGGTGCGCCACCAGCGGCTCGCCGGTTTCGGTGCCGTAGCCATGCACGATGTTGAGCACGCCCGCCGGAATGCCCGCCTCCAGCGCCAACTCACCCAAGCGTGCCGCCGTGAGCGGGGACAGCTCGCTCATCTTCAACACCGCTGTGTTGCCAAACGCCAGGCAGGGGGCGACCTTCCAAGTGGCCGTCATGAAGGGCACGTTCCACGGGGAAATCAGCGCGCACACGCCCACCGGGTGAAACAGCGTGTAGTTGAGGTGCGTGGGCGTGGGGTAGGTGTGGCCGTCGGTGCGGACGCACATTTCGGCGAAGTAATGGAAATTGTCCGCCGCACGCGGCACCAGTTGTTTACCGGTTTGGCTGATGACTTGGCCGGTGTCCCGCGTCTCGGTGGTGGCAATCTCGGGCACATGCTGGCTGATGAGGTTCCCGAGTTTGCGCATGAGCGCGGCGCGCTCGGTGGCCGGACGCGCCGCCCACGCCGGAAACGCGGCCTTGGCCGCAGCCACGGCGGCGTTCACTTCAGCGGCACCGCCTCGGGCCACTTCGGCCAGCACCTCTTGGGTGGCGGGGTTGACGGTCTCGAAATACTGGGCGCTTTCAACCGCCTGGCCGTTGATCAGATGTTGGATGCGCGTCACGGGGTGTCTCCAAAAAGGGTGTTTTTCAGGGCGCCAAGGCCTTCGATTTCGGTGATGACCTCGTCGCCCGCACGGACGTTCACCACACCTTCGGGCGTGCCGGTGAGGATCACGTCGCCGGGCTGCAAGGTCATGAAGCCGCTGAGGTACTCGATCAGCTTGGCCACACTGTTCACCATGTGGGCGGTGTTGCCTTGTTGCTTGAGTTCGCCATTCACCCAGGTGCGCAAGGTGAGGGCCTGCGGGTCGGGCACTTCGTCGGCGGGGACGAACCAGGGGCCGAGTACGGTGCCGCCGTCGCGGTGCTTCACACGCAGGTTGGGGCGATACCAGTTTTCCAGATGGTCGCGCACCGCGTAGTCGTTGCAAACGGTGTAGCCGGCGACGTGGCGCAGGGCGTCCGCCGCCTTGACGTTGTGGGCCGGTTCGCCGATCACCACCGCCAACTCACACTCGTAATGCATGAAGCTGACCGCATCGGGCCGCCAAGTGAAGCCACGATGGCCGATGCACGCGCTGGCTGACTTCAAGAACACCAGCGGCTCTTCCTTGGCGCCGCTGGCGTTGAGGGTGAGTTCCTTGCGCAGCTCCTGCACATGGTCGGCGTAATTCAGCCCCAGCGCGATGACGGTGCCCACCTCGAAAGGCGGCAGCCACACCACAGCGTCTTCGGCCAGCACGCGGCCATGGCCGTTGCCGCCCAGCAAACGCAGCCCGTGCGGATGCGGTTCTGCGGTGTGAATCGCGCCACCCCAGGCGACGCGGGCGGTGCGGCGGGTGGTTTGTGCGCTCATGCGGCACCTCCTTCGAGCACCACGGGGTTGCTCAGCGTGCCCAAGCCTTCGATGCTCACGCTCAAGGTTTGGCCGGCGCGGGCACGCGGGGCGTTGGCGGCCACGCCCAGGGTGAGCACGTCGCCGGGGTACAGCGTCATGAATTCGGAAACATCGGCCAGCCACTGCGCCGCGTGGCGCACCCGCCCGGCGGTGGTGCTTTCTTGCGCCAAAGCGCCGTCGATGAACACGCGCACCGTCAGCGCATCCGGGTCAGCGATCTGATGCGCGGGCACGATGCGCTCGCCCAGCGGGCAAAACCCATCCCGCGCTTTGCGGCGCACGCCGGGGCGGTAGTGGCGCTGAGGGCCGTCGTCTGGCAACTCCAAATCGTTGACGAGGATGTAACCGGCCACATGCGCCAACGCCTCAGCCACCGTCACCCGACACGCCACCCGGCCCATCACCAACCCCAGCGTGGCGCCGCTTTGCACCCACGGATGCGCGGGCGGCACGGCCACGGCGGCGCCGTCTCGGCTCCAGGTGTTGCGCGGTTGCAGGGCCAACACGGGCGCACGCGGCGCTGCTTTGTAGGGTGGCTGGTGTACGGCATCACCCAGCTCGGCGAGTTGGGCTGGATCGTTCAGCAGCGCGGTGTACACGCTGCGGGGGCGCCAGCTCGGCGGCGGCCCGGGGGGAGAAAAAAGCGTCATCGCGGCGTTGGGGCTGAATCACTCACAGGTGAGCAATGTAGTTGCTCATATGTGAGTGAGTCAACCAAGGGTTCACCAGAAGAGCCCAGGCGCGTCAAACCCCCGACGTAAACTGCGAGTGTGGTTTCCTGTGAGGAGGTGATGGATGAAACGGTATCTTGCTGGTGGCGTGGTGGTGGTGAGTGCTGTGGCGGGCCTCGGGTGGTTGTATCGCGGATCGTCGGCGCCGCCTTCGCCATCGTCCTACCTGAGCGAACGCCCGGCGCCGGCGCCAAGCCAGCCCGCCACGCCTCAACCCGCAGCAGCATCGACATCGCCCGTTCCCACTACGCCCACCGTGCCGCCGTCGAGCAGCCCGTCGGCGTCCTCTGCGCCGCCTGCGGCCGTGGAACTCAAACCCAGTCCGCATGCGGTGCCGGCAGCGGTGATGCAGCAACTGCCGAAAAATCACCACGTGCTGGCGTTCACCTCGTCGGACTTCAACGGGGATGGCCTGCGGGATTTCGTCGTTGTGCTGGGCCGTGACGATGAGAAAAAAGGCCTCAATCCAGGGGCCACCGAGCCGGCGCCGAAGCGACCGCTGATGGTGTTTTTACAAGGGGCGAGTGAAGCGTTTGTGCTCAACGCCCGCAACGATCAGGCTGTGTACACCGCAGACCAAGGTGGGCAGTGCGATCCGTTTCTCGATGGTTCTGAAAAACTGGCGGCCAAAGGTGAGTTTTTCACGGTGCAAAACGGTGTGGCCTGTGGCCAGCATTGGACGGACTACATCACGTTCAAATATTCCCCAGAGCTGGGGAAATTTCTGTTCCACAAGAGAATTTTTGAGAGTTTGGAGCTGAATCGATCCGGCAGCGGCCCGGCTTTGGTGCCTGGCCAACGCACAGTGACCACAGCGCAGAAGGCACAGCCCGTTTTGCTGGAAAACTACGCACCGGCGCGATGAGGTGGTGACCATGCGCATCCTCTGTTCGATGATTGGGATGGCTTTGGCCATTTGGGGGGCTCCCGCCCACGCGGCTGGGGATCCCCACCTCAGCCCCAGTTACAACGTTTGCATGAAAAAAGCGGTCTCCACGCTGGATTTGATGTCCTGCATCCAGACCGAATACGATGTTCAGGATCGGCGCCTGAATGACAATTACAAAGCGTTGTTGAAAAATCTCGACGAAGACCGAAAAAGGCAACTTCAAGAAACGCAGCGGCTGTGGCTTAAATACGTCGAAGCCAACTGTGGTTTCTACAACAACCCCAACGGAGGCAGCGCTCACCGCGTCATGGCGGCGGATTGCACCGTGCAAGAGCGCGCCCGGCGGGCCACTGAATTAGCCGATCTGGCCAAAATGGAATGATGAGGGCGATAACCCCTCGAAGGAAAGGTTAAACCATGCGAAATTTCAAGGTGTTTTACCGTACCGCCGTGGGGTTGATTCTGGGGTTGGGATGGTCACTGTCCGCCATGGCCGAGCCTTTTTCCACCGTGACCGGGCAGAAAATCGCGGTTCCTTCGTATTTTTATCCTGGCGGCGGATGGAATCAGTTGCGGCAGGGGGCGCCCACGGTGGGTTTGGCCATCATCAATCCCAACAGCGGCCCAGGCACCCAGCAGGATGCGAATTACGTTCACGAAGTCGATGCATCCAAAGCCAGCGGCGTGCGTGTGCTCG encodes the following:
- a CDS encoding fumarylacetoacetate hydrolase family protein, yielding MTLFSPPGPPPSWRPRSVYTALLNDPAQLAELGDAVHQPPYKAAPRAPVLALQPRNTWSRDGAAVAVPPAHPWVQSGATLGLVMGRVACRVTVAEALAHVAGYILVNDLELPDDGPQRHYRPGVRRKARDGFCPLGERIVPAHQIADPDALTVRVFIDGALAQESTTAGRVRHAAQWLADVSEFMTLYPGDVLTLGVAANAPRARAGQTLSVSIEGLGTLSNPVVLEGGAA
- a CDS encoding lysozyme inhibitor LprI family protein, whose product is MRILCSMIGMALAIWGAPAHAAGDPHLSPSYNVCMKKAVSTLDLMSCIQTEYDVQDRRLNDNYKALLKNLDEDRKRQLQETQRLWLKYVEANCGFYNNPNGGSAHRVMAADCTVQERARRATELADLAKME